In the genome of Streptomyces sp. Q6, the window CGGCGCGGCACGGACGTCGAGCACCTGTGGGTGACCAGGGACGCTCGCACCCACGTCCCGGCGTCCGCGAGCGGCGTCGAGGAGTTCTCCTCCCCCTGGTACGCGGCTCTCGCCCGCTGCCGCCGGATCGTCACTGCCCACCAGTTGCCCGACTTCTTCGAGCGCCGTGAGGGCCAGACCGTCGTACAGACCTGGGACGGCGCCCCGCTCAAGCGGATCGGCACGGACCTCACGGACACCCTGTACGCCGACCACGACCACCTGGCGCAACTGCCGGGCCTGGCCCGCCAGTGGGACGTCCTGGTCGCGCCCTCGCGCTGGTCGGCCCCGCATCTGTCGCGCGCGCTGGCCTTCGACGGCGAGGTACTCGAAGCCGGATCACCGCGCAACGACGTCCTGTTCACCGCCCCCGACGACCGCCGCAAGCGGGCCGAGCGGCTGCGCCGCGACCTCGACATCGACCCGGGCAAGCGGATCGTCCTGTACGCGCCGACGTACCGGGACCACCTCGCCCACTCCCCCGGCCGCTTCCGGCACGAGCCCGCGTTCGACTTCGCGGCGGCGGAGCGGGAGCTGGCCGCCGACCACGTCCTGCTCGTCCGCAAGCACCCGCGGGCCACGGGCCGGCTCACCGGTGCCCGCGCCCCCTTCGTGCGCGATGTCACCGGGCACCCGAGCGCGGCCGAACTCCTGCTCCTGGCCGACGTGCTGGTGACGGACTACTCGTCCCTGATGTTCGACTTCGCGCACACCGGACGCCCGATGCTCTTCCACACGTACGACCTGGAGCACTACCGGGACACGGTGCGCGGCTTCTACCTCGACTTCGAGGACCGCGCGCCGGGCCCGCTCCTCGCGTCGACCGACGACGTGGTGCGCGCGCTGCGGGAGCTGGAGGACGTCACCGCGCGCCACGCGACGGCGTACGAGACCTTCCGCGCGTCCTACTGCGACCTCGACGACGGGCGCGCGGCGGCGCGGGTCGCGGAACGGCTGATGCGATGACCGTCTCCACGCTCACCGGGCGGGTCGTCCGCGGCGCCACCGCGCTGCGCGGCGGCCGCGCCTGGCGGCCCACCCCGTTCTTCGTGTTCGGCGGCCTGTTCTGGCTGGTGATGACGCTCGCGTACTGGCGGGTGCCGATGTGCTGCGACTTCGGCCAGCACGCGGCGGTCGTCGAACGCCTCAGGGCGAGCCTGCTGCACCCCCGCCACCCGATGGCCGACCTGCCGGGCGCGGGCAGCCCCTACTACTCGCCGTACGCGGTGGCGCAGGGCGTCTTCGCCCGCGTGACGGGCCTGGCGGGCTGGGAGGTCGTGAAGCTCGCGGGCCCGCTGAACCTCCTGGTCCTCCTGACGGGCCTGGGCCGCTTCGTCCGTACGCTGACGTCCCGTCAGTGGGCGCCGGTCCTGGCCCTGCTGGCGATGACCCTGCTGTGGGGTACGCGCACGGCGTGGTGGAGCGGCTACCTGGGCCTGCTGTCGATGACGGGCAACCTCGGCTACCCGTCGACGTTCGCGATCGGCCTGTCGTTCTGGGCCTGGGCGTGGACGGCGCGACTGCGGTCCGACAGCGCGTACGGGGCGTACGCGGGTCTGGGCGTTCTGGTGGGCGCGATCCTGTTGATCCACCCGATCTCGTCGGTGGCCGCGGTGATCGGAGTGGTGAGCGTGGGGGTGGGCCGGGGCGCGGCCCGCCACGAAGCGCTCGCGCCGACCGCGCTCGCCCGCTGGGCGACGGCGCTCCTCGCCACCGCGGCCGTCACCCTGCTCTGGCCCTACTACGACGTCCTGTCCCTCGTCGGGGACAGCAGCGTCGACGGCATCCACCGCCAGCTGTACACCGCGATGCCGGAACGTTTCTGGCTGGCCTTCCTCGGCCTTCCCGTGCTGTTCCTGCGCTGCCGCCGCGACCGCCGCGACCCGCTCGCCCTGATGTTCGCCGCGGACGTCGTCGTGATCGCGTACGGCTGGGCGACCGGCCACTACACGTACGGCAGGATCATGGGCCTCGCCCTCGTCCCGCTCCAGTTCTCCCTGGCGATCGCGCTGGCGGCTCCGCGCCCGTGGACGTGGCCGCGCCGCGCCCTGGGCGCCGTCGCGGCGGCGGGCGCGGCGCTCGGCTTCGTCGCGGTGCAGGGCGGCGCGGTCGTGCCGCGGGTCCTCGACCAGCCGCCGATGTGGCCGACGTACACGTGGGCGGCGCAGCACGTGCCGCCCGGCGACGTGGTCCTGACGAACGGCTACCGGCCGACCCGTTCGCTGCCCGGCTTCGGCCCGAACCTGGTCGCCCCGGCCTGGCCGGACCCGGCCCTCGACGAGCACGAGCGGCAGCGCCGGCTGACCGCGGTCCGCGCCTATCTCGCCCCGGACTCCACCCGCTCGGAGCGGATGGCGATCGCGCGCCGCTACGACGTGCGCTGGCTGCTGCTCGACCGCAGCCAGAAGCTGCCGCCGGAGGCCGTCCTCGTAGCGTGGAGCCCCCGGACCGGCGAGGTGCTCGCACGGGTCAACGGGGGCTCACCCAGGACCGGTTGACGGTTACTCGATGACGAGCTCGACGTCGATGTTGCCGCGGGTCGCGTTCGAGTACGGGCACACCTGGTGGGCCTGCTCGACGAGCTTGCGGCCGGTCTCGGCGTCGACCGTGTCGGGCAGCTCGACGCGGAGCACGACCGCGAGGCCGAAGCCCTCGCCCTGCTTGCCGATGGACACCTCGGCCGTGACGGCCGCGTCGGCGACGTCGACCTTGGCGGCGCGGCCGACGAGGCCGAGCGCGCTGCCGAAACAGGCCGCGTAGCCGGCGGCGAAGAGCTGCTCCGGGTTCGAGCCCTGGCCGTTGCCGCCCATCGCCGTCGGGATGCCGAGCTGAAGGTCGATGACACCGTCGTTGGAGACGGCGCGTCCGTCGCGGCCGTGGGTGGCGGTGGCGACGGCGGTGTAGATGGCGTCCATGGGGGACCTGCCTCTCGGTGGTTTCGGGCGTTTCCGCTGACATAAGTAGAGCACGCAATTCAATTGCGCACAACTCAATGATGTGAAGGGCTACCCTGAAGACATGGCCAGTGACTACGACCACCTGCGGCTCGACCGGCAGATCTGCTTCTCCCTGAACGCGGCGACGCGCGCGTTCGGCGGCGTCTACCGCACGCTCCTCAAGGACCTCGGCCTCACCTACCCGCAGTACCTGGTCATGCTGGCCCTGTGGGAGTCCCCCGAGGGCGAGGGCCTGCCGGTGAAGCGGCTCGGCGAGCGCCTGCGCCTCGACTCCGGCACGCTCTCCCCGCTGCTCAAGCGCCTGGAGGCGAACGGCCTCGTGCGCCGCGAGCGCAGCACGCGCGACGAGCGCTCGGTGACGATCACGCTCACGGAGGCGGGCGAGGAGCTCAAGCCGCGGGCGGCCGAGGTCCCCCTCAGGATCGCGAGCGCGACCGGCTTCGAACTGCGGGAGATCGAGGACCTGCGGGAGCGCCTGAACCGGCTGACCGAAGCACTGGACGGGGCCCGGCTCTGACCCGTCGGCGGTCCGGGACCGGGGAGCCGGCAGGCGCCCCCGAGGGGGCACACCCGCAGACACACACGCGACGGAACCCCTGCGGCACGACGATCGGGACATACGCTCCCGAATCGTGACAATCGATACCCAGGACCGCCCCACCACCCGCTCCCCGGTCCACGCGACCTGGATCCCCGCCGGCCGGCGCACCCGCTTCGCGCTCCCGGCGGCCTGGCTCCTCACCCGCGCCGGGATGCTCTACCTGCTCATCCGGGACGGCCTCGGCGTCGGCGGCGTCGCCCGCGAGGTGCACGGCCTGTACGCCCACTGGTACGCGATCCTCGCGCAGGGCGCGTTCCCGGCGGGCGACCCGCTGTGGCAGTACCCGCCGGGCGCGGGCCCCCTCCTGCTCGCCCCGGGCGCGCTCCCCGGGCTGACCTACTTCCAGGCGTTCGTGACACTCACCCTCGCCGCCGACGCCGTCGTCACGTACGCCCTCGCGCGCGGCGACCACGACCCGCGCGGCGCCTGGCTCTGGACGGCGGGCCTCCCCCTCCTCCTGCACATCCCGCTCGCCCGCTACGACGTCGAGGTCACCGCCTTCGCGGTCCTCGCGCTGCTCACGATGCGCCGGGCGCCCCGCGTCAGCGGCGCCCTCGCGGCGTTCGGCGCGCTGGTGAAGGTGTGGCCGGCGCTGACCCTCCTGGGTGCGCCCCGTGGCCGTACGACACGGCAGGTCTGGGGCTCCGCGCTGGTGTCGGCGGCGGCGATGCTGCTCGTCCTGGCCGTCGCCTTCCGCTCGCCGTTCTCGTTCCTGCGCGAACAGGGCGAGCGGGGCGTGCAGATCGAGTCGCTGGGCGGCACGGTCCTCTCGTACGCGCGGCTCGCGGGCTGGCCGGGCCAGGTCCGGTACCGGTACGGGGCGATGGAGTACGTCGGCCCGTCCGTGCACCTGGTCGCGACCGTCTCCGTCGCGCTGACGGCCGCGGCGTGCGGCGTCCTGCTGTGGTGGCGGGTCCGGGCCCGCCGCTACTCCGAGGCGACGCCGTACGACGCCGCGCTGTGCGCCGTGCTGATGTTCACCGTCACCAGCCGCGTGATCAGCCCGCAGTACCTGATCTGGCTGCTCGGCCTGGCCGCGGTCTGCCTCACCTCGCGACGGACGACCCAGCGCACGGTCGCGCTCCTCGTCGTCGCGGCGGCGGGCGTCAGCGCGCTCGCGTACCCGGTCCTGTACGAGGACGTGATGGCCGGTACGTGGCTGGGCTGCGCGGTGATGACCGTCCGCAACGCCCTTCTCCTCGGAGGGGTTCTGGTCTCGTTCCGTTCCCTCTGGAAAGGCACGAAAGAGTAAAGACTCCGGCTTACCGGACAATTACCTGAAACCCCTACTATTCACTCTGTGGAACCCGAACCCATCGCCCCCCTCCAGGAGTCCCCCGCCCCGCCCGGCCCCTCGGTCACCGTCGTCGTGATCGGGTACGAGGACGCGGCCCATGTCGCCGACGCGGTCCGCTCGGCGCTCGCGCAGGGCCCCGAGGTGCGCGAGGTGCTCGCGGTCGACGACTGCTCGACGGACGGCAGCGGCGCCCTCCTCGACGGCCTCGCCGCCCACGACCCGCGCCTGACGGTGGTGCACCGCGCGACCAACAGCGGCGGCTGCGGAACGCCCCGCAACGACGGGATCGACCGCGCCTCCTCGTCGTACGTGATGTTCCTCGACAGCGACGACGTGCTGCCGCCGGGCGCGGTGCGGGCGCTGCTCGACGCGGCCGTGCGGCACGACGCCCAGGTCGCCGCCGGGCTGTGCGTGCGCCGCGAACTCCCGTCGGGGCGCGAGACCCCCTGGCAGCCCGAGCTGTACGCGAAGGCGTCCGTCGTCGCCCACCCGACCCGCCGCCCGCGCCTCGTCCACGACACCCTCTGCGTCAACAAGCTGTACCGCGTGGACTTCCTGCGCGAGCACGGCATCCGGTTCCCCGACGGGCGGTTCGTCTACGAGGACTTCGTGTTCACGGCACGCGTGCTGGCCGCCGCCCCGCGCGTCGCCCTCGTCCCCGACCGGGTCTACGTCTGGCACGTGCGGCGCGCCGCCGAGCGGCTCTCGCTCTCCCTCGACCGGTCCGGCATCGACAACTGGCAGGCCCGCCTCGACGCCCACCGCCTCGCCGTCGACACGCTCCTCGCCGCCTCGCAGAAGCGGCTCGCGCGGGCGGCGCGGGCCCACTTCCTCGACCATTCGCTGCGGATGTACGCGCGCGAACTCGACCTGCGCGGCCCCGAGTACACCGCCGAGTGGTGGCGGCGCACCCGCGCGTACCTGGAGACGTTCGACACCGCCGACTTCGAGGCGGCCCCGGCACCGGGCCGTGTCGT includes:
- a CDS encoding glycosyltransferase family 2 protein gives rise to the protein MEPEPIAPLQESPAPPGPSVTVVVIGYEDAAHVADAVRSALAQGPEVREVLAVDDCSTDGSGALLDGLAAHDPRLTVVHRATNSGGCGTPRNDGIDRASSSYVMFLDSDDVLPPGAVRALLDAAVRHDAQVAAGLCVRRELPSGRETPWQPELYAKASVVAHPTRRPRLVHDTLCVNKLYRVDFLREHGIRFPDGRFVYEDFVFTARVLAAAPRVALVPDRVYVWHVRRAAERLSLSLDRSGIDNWQARLDAHRLAVDTLLAASQKRLARAARAHFLDHSLRMYARELDLRGPEYTAEWWRRTRAYLETFDTADFEAAPAPGRVVGRLVLASPAPRDLPRVKEVAARPARLCPPYARTPDGTPAWSADLPQVPLDHLLHRPVGLLPLAVDGELRPGARGTRLRLLLHELYGRVADAGPRSVDVEVVDRQRGTVTQRRTAAFSALPEDDDLWSATALLDLSALGRAGTWDIRLRLRFADGSLRETTAHAVRRPGLLRRVAVPSRRHGVLLAQPYATHSGALALRTASGLRGVASVVRRRAARLLH
- a CDS encoding organic hydroperoxide resistance protein is translated as MDAIYTAVATATHGRDGRAVSNDGVIDLQLGIPTAMGGNGQGSNPEQLFAAGYAACFGSALGLVGRAAKVDVADAAVTAEVSIGKQGEGFGLAVVLRVELPDTVDAETGRKLVEQAHQVCPYSNATRGNIDVELVIE
- a CDS encoding CDP-glycerol glycerophosphotransferase family protein; protein product: MWVTRDARTHVPASASGVEEFSSPWYAALARCRRIVTAHQLPDFFERREGQTVVQTWDGAPLKRIGTDLTDTLYADHDHLAQLPGLARQWDVLVAPSRWSAPHLSRALAFDGEVLEAGSPRNDVLFTAPDDRRKRAERLRRDLDIDPGKRIVLYAPTYRDHLAHSPGRFRHEPAFDFAAAERELAADHVLLVRKHPRATGRLTGARAPFVRDVTGHPSAAELLLLADVLVTDYSSLMFDFAHTGRPMLFHTYDLEHYRDTVRGFYLDFEDRAPGPLLASTDDVVRALRELEDVTARHATAYETFRASYCDLDDGRAAARVAERLMR
- a CDS encoding MarR family transcriptional regulator; the protein is MASDYDHLRLDRQICFSLNAATRAFGGVYRTLLKDLGLTYPQYLVMLALWESPEGEGLPVKRLGERLRLDSGTLSPLLKRLEANGLVRRERSTRDERSVTITLTEAGEELKPRAAEVPLRIASATGFELREIEDLRERLNRLTEALDGARL
- a CDS encoding glycosyltransferase family 87 protein, with translation MTIDTQDRPTTRSPVHATWIPAGRRTRFALPAAWLLTRAGMLYLLIRDGLGVGGVAREVHGLYAHWYAILAQGAFPAGDPLWQYPPGAGPLLLAPGALPGLTYFQAFVTLTLAADAVVTYALARGDHDPRGAWLWTAGLPLLLHIPLARYDVEVTAFAVLALLTMRRAPRVSGALAAFGALVKVWPALTLLGAPRGRTTRQVWGSALVSAAAMLLVLAVAFRSPFSFLREQGERGVQIESLGGTVLSYARLAGWPGQVRYRYGAMEYVGPSVHLVATVSVALTAAACGVLLWWRVRARRYSEATPYDAALCAVLMFTVTSRVISPQYLIWLLGLAAVCLTSRRTTQRTVALLVVAAAGVSALAYPVLYEDVMAGTWLGCAVMTVRNALLLGGVLVSFRSLWKGTKE